A single Plasmodium reichenowi strain SY57 chromosome Unknown, whole genome shotgun sequence DNA region contains:
- a CDS encoding hypothetical protein (conserved Plasmodium protein, unknown function) — protein sequence MTIVQNKCYSYNELTKYTCHHKNKERLYKTRNLIIYSFSVIISWINSMSICD from the coding sequence ATGACTATTGTTCAAAATAAGtgttattcatataatgaACTTACTAAATATACATGTCACCATAAGAATAAGGAAAGGTTATATAAAACGCgaaatttaataatatattctttctCAGTGATTATAAGTTGGATAAATAGCATGTCAATATGTGATAT